The genomic window CGCGGAAGGCGTCGAAGCTGCCGAAGGCGTCGTCGATCGCGGCGGCGAGTTCGCCTTCGGGCTTGTCGCCGCCCTCGGGGGAGAGGTTGTTCCAGAAGACGGAGTGGTTGGTGTGGCCGCCGAGGTGGAAGGCGAGGTCCTTCTCCAGCTTGGTGGCCTGTGCGGCCATGGTGCCGTTGGCGCGGGCTTCGGCCATCTTCTCGAGGGCGGTGTTGGCGCCGGCGACGTAGGCCGCGTGGTGCTTGTCGTGGTGGAGTTCCATGATCTTGCCGGAGATGTGCGGCTCGAGTGCGGCGTAGTCGTAGGGGAGATCGGGCAGCGTGTAAACGGTCATGACGCCGATCCTGCAACTTCGAGTGCACTCGAAGTCCA from Prescottella sp. R16 includes these protein-coding regions:
- a CDS encoding superoxide dismutase, producing the protein MTVYTLPDLPYDYAALEPHISGKIMELHHDKHHAAYVAGANTALEKMAEARANGTMAAQATKLEKDLAFHLGGHTNHSVFWNNLSPEGGDKPEGELAAAIDDAFGSFDAFRDHFSANANSIQGSGWSILAWDSIGQRLQIVQLYDQQGNISIGLIPLLMLDMWEHAFYLDYQNVKGDYVKAFWNIVNWADVTDRFTKARTQTAGLIVPA